The following is a genomic window from bacterium.
TGGCCCAGGCGACCGCCCTGCCCGTCAAAAGCCCCGCCGAACGGGAGCGGGCCGCAATGCAGCTCCTCGAGGCGGCCGCTGCCGAATGGATTCTTCTCACCCAGGGGGCCGGGGGGATGACGCTCTTCGGAAAAGACGGGACCCTTTGTCATGAGCCCGCGCGCGCCCTCGATGTCTACGACGTGACCGGTGCGGGCGACACTGCGGCCGCCCTCTTCGGCCTCGCCCTCTTCGGCGGCGCAGCGCCCGAGGAGGCCGTGCGCCTCGCCAACCTGGGCGCCGGCATCGTGGTCGGAAAGGTGGGCACGGCCACCCTGAGCCGCGAGGAACTTGAGGCGGCCTTGATGGGCCAGGACCCGGGAAGAGGCGCGAAGCTCTTCCGCGCGACAGACCTCGCCGCCCGGCTGCAGATCGAGCGGGCCAAGGGGCGGAAGGTCGTCTTCACGAACGGCTGCTTCGACATTCTGCACGTGGGCCACATCCAGTACCTTCAGCAGGCCCGCCGGCTGGGGGATTTCCTCATCGTCGGCCTCAACGACGACGCTTCGGTCCGAAAGCTCAAGGGCACGGGCAGGCCCCTCATCGCCGGTCCCCAGCGGGCGGAGCTCCTCGGCGCGCTCGCCTGCGTGGATGCGGTCGTCTTTTTCGCGGAGGACACCCCCCTCGCCCTCATCGAGGCGGTCCGGCCCGACATCCTCGTCAAGGGGGGCGACTACACGCCCGATCAGGTCGTCGGCCGCGAGGCGGTCGAATCCTTCGGGGGCAAGGTCGAAGTCCTCCCCTTCATCGAGGGCTTCTCGACTTCCAGCATCGTGGATACCATCATCGAGCGCTACGCCCCGCCCCGGGAGGGCGCCTGAGGGTGGCGGCCGAGCGCGCGGGAATTGTGGTGACCGGCGCGGCCGGCTTCATCGGCGCCCGGCTGGCGGCCAGACTCATCGCCGAGGGCGAGCGGGTGATCGCCGTGGACACGGCGGACTACTTCACCGGCAGGACCCAGATCGCGGACCTCTACCGCAAAGGCCCCGCCGCCGGCATCGTGGACCGGGACGAATTCTTCGGCTGGCTGGAAAAGGCCCCGCCCCTTCAGGCCATCCTCCACATGGGCGCCTGCACCGACACCGCCGAAACGGATGAAGGCTATCTGGCGCAAATCAACACCGCCTACACCCGCCGGCTCTGGGAGTGGGCCGCCGCAAAGGGAGTCCCCCTTTATTACGCGAGCAGCGCCGCCGTCTACGGCGCGGGCGAGGAGGATTTCGACGACGATGCCCCGCCCGAGAATCTCAGTCCGCTGAACCCCTATGGGTGGTCCAAGCTCCGCTTCGACGCCTGGGCCCTCACGGAGGGGCAGGCCCTGCGTCCCCCGAAATGGGCGGGGTTCCGCTTTTTCAACGTCTACGGCTACGCCGAGGCCCACAAGGGCCCCATGGCGAGCGTCCTGAATACGGCGTTCCGGGACATTCTGGAAAAGGGGAGCATCCGCCTGTTCCGCTCCCATAAAGAGGGAATCCCCGACGGTCACCAGAAACGGGATTTCGTCTTCGTGGACGATGTGGTAGATCTACTTTGTCATGTGTTGAGAAAAGGCGTTCCAGACGGTATTTATAACCTGGGGACGGGGGAAGCCCGCACTTTCCTCCATCTGGCGCACGCCGC
Proteins encoded in this region:
- the rfaE1 gene encoding D-glycero-beta-D-manno-heptose-7-phosphate kinase; this translates as MSQLLPRLLEGKKPRILVAGDLILDRYVWGEVDRISPEAPVQVLRWQSENEVLGGAANVAHNLSALGCEVRLLGVAGEDAEGDRLDALAREAGISARHVHRTGERPTSCKTRLIARGQHVLRVDKEGAGYLSSDAEKNLIASLPDALDGMDGVICSDYLKGVLSPGFLKAITKAASARGIRIVADPKGTDYGKYRGATALTPNLAELAQATALPVKSPAERERAAMQLLEAAAAEWILLTQGAGGMTLFGKDGTLCHEPARALDVYDVTGAGDTAAALFGLALFGGAAPEEAVRLANLGAGIVVGKVGTATLSREELEAALMGQDPGRGAKLFRATDLAARLQIERAKGRKVVFTNGCFDILHVGHIQYLQQARRLGDFLIVGLNDDASVRKLKGTGRPLIAGPQRAELLGALACVDAVVFFAEDTPLALIEAVRPDILVKGGDYTPDQVVGREAVESFGGKVEVLPFIEGFSTSSIVDTIIERYAPPREGA
- the rfaD gene encoding ADP-glyceromanno-heptose 6-epimerase; this translates as MAAERAGIVVTGAAGFIGARLAARLIAEGERVIAVDTADYFTGRTQIADLYRKGPAAGIVDRDEFFGWLEKAPPLQAILHMGACTDTAETDEGYLAQINTAYTRRLWEWAAAKGVPLYYASSAAVYGAGEEDFDDDAPPENLSPLNPYGWSKLRFDAWALTEGQALRPPKWAGFRFFNVYGYAEAHKGPMASVLNTAFRDILEKGSIRLFRSHKEGIPDGHQKRDFVFVDDVVDLLCHVLRKGVPDGIYNLGTGEARTFLHLAHAAFAALGREPNVVFFDTPPEIRPRYQYFTQAKMDKLRRAGYAAPFLSIEEGTQRYWERLKGELIPSR